From the Burkholderia ubonensis subsp. mesacidophila genome, the window TCGGCGTGATCGGCATCATCTACGAATCCCGCCCGAACGTGACGATCGACGCGGCGGCGCTGTGCCTGAAGTCCGGCAACGCGACGATCCTGCGCGGCGGCTCCGAGGCGCTCGAATCGAATGCCGCGCTCGCGAAGCTGATCGGCGAAGGGCTCGCCTCGGCGGGCCTGCCGCAGGACGCGGTGCAGGTCGTCGAAACCGCCGATCGCGCGGCGGTCGGCAAGCTGATCACGATGACCGAATACGTCGACGTGATCGTGCCGCGCGGCGGCAAGAGCCTGATCGAGCGCCTGATCAACGAGGCGCGCGTGCCAATGATCAAGCACCTCGACGGCATCTGCCACGTCTACGTCGACGATCGCGCGGACCTGAGCAAGGCGCTCACCGTCTGCGACAACGCGAAGACGCACCGCTACGGCACGTGCAACACGATGGAGACGCTGCTCGTCGCGAGCGGCATCGCGCCGGTGGTGCTGCCGCCGCTCGGTCGCCTGTATCGCGAGAAGAACGTCGAACTGCGCGTCGACGCGGCCGCGCGCGCGGTGCTCGCCGACGCCGGCGTCGGCCCGCTCGTCGACGCGACCGAGGAAGACTGGCACACCGAATACCTCGCGCCGGTGCTCGCGATCAAGATCGTCGACGGCCTCGACGCCGCGATCGAACACATCAACCATTACGGCTCGCACCACACGGATGCGATCGTCACCGAGGATCACGACCGCGCGATGCGCTTCCTGCGCGAAGTCGATTCGGCGAGCGTGATGGTCAACGCGTCGACGCGCTTCGCCGACGGCTTCGAATTCGGCCTCGGCGCGGAGATCGGCATCTCGAACGACAAGCTGCACGCACGCGGCCCGGTCGGTCTCGAGGGGCTGACGTCGCTGAAGTACGTCGTGCTCGGGCACGGCGAAGGACGTCAGTAACGCGAGGCGCGCAACCGATGGCAATGCTCTGGGTCAAGACGTTCCATATCGTACTGATCGCATCGTGGTTCGCGGGGCTGTTCTACCTGCCGCGCATCTACGTGAACCTCGCGATGGAAACCGATCCCGCCGCGATTCGGCGGCTGCTCGTGATGGCGCGCAAGCTGTTCCGCTTCATGACGCTCATCGCGGTGCCGGCGCTCGCGTGCGGCATGTGGCTGTGGCTCGTGGTCGGCATCGGCCAGGGGCAGGGCTGGGTGCACGCGAAGGTCACGGTCGTGCTGCTGCTGATCGTCTATCACGCGTATTGCGGCCACCTGCTGAAGGTGTTCGAGCGCGGCGAGAACCGCCGCTCTGACCGGTGGTATCGCGTGTTCAACGAGCTGCCGGTGCTCGGGATGCTCGTGGCGGTCGCGCTCGCGGTCATCAAGCCGTTCTGATCCGGTCGCGCGCCACCCGCGCATGCACGACGGCGCCCTGCGGGGCGCCGTTTTTCGTTGTGCGCGCACGCACGCCGCGTGCAGATGCCGCTATTCCTTCGCGTTCGCGTCGATCCGGCGGCGCGTGATCGCTTCCTTCGCGCGGCCGACCCGTTCCATCAGCGCGGGGCCGCGCGACAGCGCGACGCCGACCGCGAGGATGTCGCCGATCGCGAGATGCGACATCCGCGACGTCATCGGCGAGAACACGTCGGTTTCCTCCGCGACGTTCGACGCGAGGCTCACCGTCGCGAGCTTCGCAAGCGGCGAGTGGCTTTGCGTGATCGCGACGACTTTCGCGCCGCACGCGAGCGCCGCGCGCGCGGCCTCGATGATGTCGCGGGTGCGGCCGGTGTTCGAGATCGCGACGACGACGTCCTGCGGGCCGAGCAGCGCCGACGACATCGAGAACGTGTGCGGATCGGAATACGCGACGCTCGGCACACCGAGCCGGAAGAACTTGTGCTGGATGTCCTGCGCGGCGATGCCCGAGCCGCCCGCGCCGTAGAACTCGATCCGCGACGCGTTCGACAGCAGCGCGATCGCGTCGGCGACG encodes:
- a CDS encoding glutamate-5-semialdehyde dehydrogenase translates to MDIDQYMTDLGRRARQASRAMARASTAAKNAALDAVARAIEREAQALKDANARDVARARDKGHDAAFIDRLTLSDKALKTMVEGLRQVASLADPIGEIGNLKFRPSGIQVGQMRVPLGVIGIIYESRPNVTIDAAALCLKSGNATILRGGSEALESNAALAKLIGEGLASAGLPQDAVQVVETADRAAVGKLITMTEYVDVIVPRGGKSLIERLINEARVPMIKHLDGICHVYVDDRADLSKALTVCDNAKTHRYGTCNTMETLLVASGIAPVVLPPLGRLYREKNVELRVDAAARAVLADAGVGPLVDATEEDWHTEYLAPVLAIKIVDGLDAAIEHINHYGSHHTDAIVTEDHDRAMRFLREVDSASVMVNASTRFADGFEFGLGAEIGISNDKLHARGPVGLEGLTSLKYVVLGHGEGRQ
- a CDS encoding CopD family protein — encoded protein: MAMLWVKTFHIVLIASWFAGLFYLPRIYVNLAMETDPAAIRRLLVMARKLFRFMTLIAVPALACGMWLWLVVGIGQGQGWVHAKVTVVLLLIVYHAYCGHLLKVFERGENRRSDRWYRVFNELPVLGMLVAVALAVIKPF
- a CDS encoding MurR/RpiR family transcriptional regulator, which translates into the protein MLPRIEAIRPELRPSERKLADYILAAPREVLDLAMTELSARAGVSQPTIARFCQALGCSGFREFKIRLAQSIAPGVSSVYRDVEPDEPAPGIIGKVFDRTIGALIEVRNSLSAGSVADAIALLSNASRIEFYGAGGSGIAAQDIQHKFFRLGVPSVAYSDPHTFSMSSALLGPQDVVVAISNTGRTRDIIEAARAALACGAKVVAITQSHSPLAKLATVSLASNVAEETDVFSPMTSRMSHLAIGDILAVGVALSRGPALMERVGRAKEAITRRRIDANAKE